From Terriglobales bacterium:
TGAACCTAGCCGTCCAAGTAGCCGGAAAAAGCGATTTGGGGTGCATCCGCACCAACAACGAAGATAACTTCGGCTACGATACCCGCTTCGGCATCTTCGTGGTATGCGACGGGATGGGCGGAGCGGCCTCGGGCGAGGTCGCCAGCAAGCTTGGGGTGGACACCGTGCTGCAGTACTTCCGGCAACATGCCCAGAACGGTACCTTCCCGCCTTTCGGCAAGCAGTTCGAAGGAGTGTCGCAGCGCGCCAATGCGCTGGCCAGCGCCGTGCAACTGGCCAATGCCGAGATCTTCGAGACCGCGGGCAAGCAAAAGGAGCACGCGGGCATGGGCTCCACCGTGGTAGGGGTGGCGCTGAAGGGGAACTTTTTCTCTATCGTGAACGTCGGCGACAGCCGCATCTACCTGGTCCGCAACGGCGAGATCCGCCAACTCACCAACGACCACTCGCTGGTCATGGAGCAGGTGCGCCGCGGCCTGATCACCCTGGAGGAGGCCGAGACCTCGACCATCCAGAACATCATCATCCGCGCCCTCGGGTCCGAAGAGACGGTCGAGCCTGACGTGGACGACATGATGGCCATGCCCGGCGACGTCCTCATGCTGGCCAGCGACGGCCTGACCAAG
This genomic window contains:
- a CDS encoding Stp1/IreP family PP2C-type Ser/Thr phosphatase — protein: MNLAVQVAGKSDLGCIRTNNEDNFGYDTRFGIFVVCDGMGGAASGEVASKLGVDTVLQYFRQHAQNGTFPPFGKQFEGVSQRANALASAVQLANAEIFETAGKQKEHAGMGSTVVGVALKGNFFSIVNVGDSRIYLVRNGEIRQLTNDHSLVMEQVRRGLITLEEAETSTIQNIIIRALGSEETVEPDVDDMMAMPGDVLMLASDGLTKHVKDPKILQLIQSAPTLERAVDDLIQAARDDGGDDNITCVLVRLVKQSWWRSIFPGGVHKWQNSL